TCGCTTTCACATCTTGACGTAGTACGCATAAGACCAGCCAAATCCTCTCCATGGTAATAAGCAGGAATCCAATCAAATCGAAGATCGTACATATCTTTTAACCACTCATGATTTTCCAATCTAAAAGTAGACATTATTGAATGCCACTCAGTTTCAAAATCTTCTGGAATAATAGTATCATTCCAAACAACATGAGTCATTCTTGTATTAAAATCAGTGTTTGCTGACAAAACAGGACCAACCTGAATAAAAAGTAATAAAATTATTAAACATAAAACGCAACAATTTAAAACCCAATATATTGAAAATGATAAACATAATGCATTGATGGTAAAAACGCAATTGTTTTGTAATTCTATTGATAAAAATGTTTGAGGATCTTATTGTATAgtacataaaacacaataataaaacaatataaaattGTAGTTTGTTATATCATAAAACGCAGTTAATACCTTTGTCTTCAATTTCTCCCATATATGCCACATACATAACCTATGCCTACTTCTTGAAAGTACATCCTTAACAGCTCTCTTCATTGCAGCATCTTGATCAGTAACAACAACTTTAGGCTCACTTCCAAAAGCATTAACAAAGCACCTTAAAAGCCATCTATAAGAATATGCAGTCTCCGAACCAAGTAATGCACCACCAAATGTGACATTCCTAAAATGATTATCAATACCAGTAAATGGTACAAAAACCAAATCATACTTGcataaaaaacaaattaaaaaagcaTTAGAAAAATTAGAACATGATATATAACGCAATAGAATATATAACGCAATAAATGAAAAAAACTTACTTGTTTGATTTATAAGTAGCATCAAAACCAAATATGTCACCAAACACtgtataaatttttttttgattgcTCATCAGCCCAGAAAAGTCCtttcaatcttctatcttcaccaataacataatcacatgtGAAACCAGGACAACATTCTTTCTTCCTAATAAGACGCCTAACTACCATTTTTGCATCATACTCTCCGATGTAAAGATTCAAATCCCTTCTATAATTTTTACAATCAACTTTACTAGCACCAACTTCACCAAAACCACCATACATTGTTTTCATAATATTGAATGCTTTAACAGGTCCAATATTGATTGCAGACAATCCAGATATAAAACTTTCTTTCACATAATCGATACTTCTGGCAGCCGGCAAGAAATGAATATCTTCATCTTCAACAAAGATATGATTATGTTCTTCTTCAAAGTAGTAGATTTTAAACATATTATTGTTCTCTAATATTAATTTCACATGAGCATTGCATCCAACTCTTTTTGAACCTATATTACGTCTAACAATCTTTTTACTAttctcaactgaaccagaatctaTTTCTTTGCTAACATGAAATCCTTCTTTTGAACAGAcaatatatcttattttcacTAAACCACCACCATTTTTCCAAGAGGTATTTTTTCTTGCAGAAAAACCTGCAGCAAGTGCATATCTCTGATAAAACGCAAAAGCCTCATCAAATGACTTAAAAAACATTCCAACAGCAGGTGTAATGGATCCACTGACTTAGGTTTGAAAAACTTTCTTCCACTGTTTATGCATACACGTTCCTCCCACTTGGAAATGTTATCTGAAacaattaaaaaaactataaaaaatacaaacattTAAAGTTTATATATGAACTAATATGGATAAAAGCATAAAAAGCAATACGTTCAGTAAAACGCATCATGTGATctgaaacacttaacaaataATCATAAAACGCAATACAACCTATATAATATTGTGTTTAGTGTTAAatctcaaaatatgttaataataatTTAGAAATACAGACCTTTAAGGTTTGTATATGAACTATTATAGATAAAAGCATAAAACGCAATACATTCAGTAAAATGCATCAAATGATGAACAAACAAAAATTGTACAACAATAACAGTTATAGCTTTATATAGCTTTATATTACATAAATCATAAACTAAAAGTTTGAATGcatataatttaattaatatcATAAAACGCAACTCTTCACTAAAACGCAATAAATGATGaagaaacaaaacaaacaaattatgttaaattatacaacaataacaattaaACTTATGAAAAATCAAATATTAATTACAGAAACACGAATTATAAAACGTAAAACAATGAAATTCggaaaaaataacaaaaatttaCTCAAAATTGAAGCTAAACATACCAGCAGAGTCTGAAGAAGACATTGAAGTTATCGAATTAACGAACGAAACAAGATTAATGTTTGAAAAGAGGTGAATTTGCGATCGATGGTGATTTAGGGTTATAGAATCTTCAATTAGTTATGAGAGTGATGAACTAAGAAAAGAGGTAACAGAATCTATAATCGAATTAGAACGAAGATATGATAATGTAAAAAGACGAAAAAGCCCACGCgtccaaaaatttaaaaaaagatGATGAACGGCTAAGATTGCTTCCTatacttcctagccaaaataaacttcctatttgatcttttcccttattttgtatatgtattttatttttaaaacaacaTATTAGCTTTTTTTCCCTATCtaattaaggggctgtttgtttacctcttaatgaggctcttaatggttcagacctcttactggttcagcacttaatggttcagactctTTGTTTCACgaacagatgtctgaatggttcagacatttgtc
The sequence above is drawn from the Helianthus annuus cultivar XRQ/B chromosome 12, HanXRQr2.0-SUNRISE, whole genome shotgun sequence genome and encodes:
- the LOC110892917 gene encoding protein FAR1-RELATED SEQUENCE 5-like → MSSSDSADNISKWEERRYALAAGFSARKNTSWKNGGGLVKIRYIVCSKEGFHVSKEIDSGSVENSKKIVRRNIGSKRVGCNAHVKLILENNNMFKIYYFEEEHNHIFVEDEDIHFLPAARSIDYVKESFISGLSAINIGPVKAFNIMKTMYGGFGEVGASKVDCKNYRRDLNLYIGEYDAKMYDLVFVPFTGIDNHFRNVTFGGALLGSETAYSYRWLLRCFVNAFGSEPKVVVTDQDAAMKRAVKDVLSRSRHRLCMWHIWEKLKTKVGPVLSANTDFNTRMTHVVWNDTIIPEDFETEWHSIMSTFRLENHEWLKDMYDLRFDWIPAYYHGEDLAGLMRTTSRCESENYFFGQICNPRCTLVEFFTHFETAMDIQRHEHRRNDHDTRYIECKPWSDFVQYNKQEDGLSISCSCKRFEQFGILCRHIFYVLRYDDITEFPRRYVHRRWMRDVVSVESNHSNIRFDEIGRNSEIDKVYREIVVANEYVVNRLVGDFDEPCRYRDHIKSYIDKADEVMVVAPPPSRKERFADIGWNLEKSDSMIRVPIKIRTKGCGVQKRIKSNREIAIQKSSKIQKSCRVCGGKGHNSRTCKDKVSSNAIGSSNAM